A DNA window from Streptococcus mutans contains the following coding sequences:
- a CDS encoding PTS glucitol/sorbitol transporter subunit IIA — MTKIFEAKVLAVGPEALSMIKDANMLILFGEEAPQDLADYCYKIDNKNLSGHIKKDGHLVINGNDCQITAVGSVVEKNLTGLGHITISLDGSKESSLPGTLHIQAEFPVQLEAGSLIQIFD, encoded by the coding sequence ATGACTAAAATTTTTGAAGCAAAAGTGCTGGCTGTTGGACCAGAAGCTCTCAGCATGATTAAAGATGCCAATATGCTTATTCTCTTTGGAGAAGAGGCTCCTCAAGATCTGGCAGATTATTGTTATAAAATTGATAATAAAAATCTAAGTGGGCATATTAAAAAGGACGGGCATCTTGTTATTAATGGCAATGACTGTCAAATTACAGCTGTTGGCAGTGTTGTTGAAAAGAATTTAACAGGACTTGGCCATATCACTATCTCATTGGATGGTTCAAAGGAAAGTTCATTACCGGGGACACTTCATATACAAGCAGAATTCCCTGTTCAGCTTGAAGCAGGTTCCCTTATTCAAATTTTTGATTAG
- a CDS encoding PTS glucitol/sorbitol transporter subunit IIB, with amino-acid sequence MAYRNIKIVKGNGGFGGPLIIAPTDEKHKFIYITGGGEKPEIVDKIVELTGMEAVNGFKTSIPDEEIALAIVDCGGTLRCGIYPKKGIPTINIVATGKSGPLAQYITEDIYVSAVGMEQITSIEESAGSIETKEAKAETVQSQIGTGTYDTSKKITEQRAQQSVIARIGMGAGKVVAVFNQAARDAIQTLLNTILPFMAFVSLLIGFIQGSGVGKWLAKLMVPLAGNIWGLILIGFICSLPFLSPLLGPGAVISQIIGTLIGVEIGKGTIPPQMALPALFAINTQNGCDFIPVALGLSESTAETVEVGVPSVLYSRFLNGVPRVIVAWIASIGLYQ; translated from the coding sequence ATGGCTTACAGAAACATTAAAATTGTAAAAGGAAATGGTGGGTTTGGCGGCCCTTTGATTATTGCACCAACTGATGAAAAGCATAAATTTATCTATATCACAGGTGGTGGTGAAAAACCTGAAATTGTTGATAAAATTGTTGAATTAACAGGAATGGAAGCTGTTAATGGTTTTAAAACCTCTATTCCGGATGAAGAAATCGCTCTGGCTATTGTTGACTGTGGTGGCACCCTACGTTGTGGTATTTATCCTAAAAAAGGGATACCTACGATTAATATTGTTGCAACTGGTAAGAGCGGACCTTTAGCCCAATACATTACTGAAGATATTTATGTTTCGGCTGTTGGTATGGAGCAGATTACCTCAATTGAGGAATCAGCAGGCAGTATTGAAACGAAAGAAGCGAAAGCTGAGACTGTTCAATCTCAAATAGGCACCGGCACCTATGATACCAGTAAAAAAATCACTGAGCAACGTGCACAACAGAGTGTTATTGCTCGTATTGGTATGGGGGCTGGTAAAGTGGTTGCTGTTTTTAATCAAGCAGCGCGTGATGCTATTCAAACATTATTAAATACTATTCTTCCTTTTATGGCTTTTGTATCACTTCTGATTGGTTTTATTCAAGGATCAGGTGTGGGTAAATGGTTAGCTAAACTCATGGTGCCGCTGGCTGGTAATATTTGGGGACTTATCCTAATCGGATTCATTTGTTCACTACCATTCTTATCACCTCTTCTTGGACCTGGTGCTGTTATTTCACAAATTATTGGCACCTTGATTGGGGTTGAAATTGGTAAGGGAACTATCCCGCCGCAAATGGCTCTCCCGGCTCTTTTTGCTATTAATACGCAAAATGGTTGTGATTTTATCCCTGTGGCGCTTGGCTTGTCTGAGTCAACTGCTGAAACAGTAGAAGTCGGTGTTCCATCTGTTCTTTACTCGCGTTTCCTAAATGGTGTACCACGTGTCATTGTAGCATGGATTGCAAGTATTGGACTTTATCAATAA
- a CDS encoding PTS glucitol/sorbitol transporter subunit IIC, translating into MSYITKFAEGFMKLFQAGGDNFVGWMTSIVPVVLMLLVAMNALIALLGEEKVNKLARISAKNPLSRYMILPFISAFMLGNPMAISMGRFMPEYYKPSYIASQMQFCHTSNGVFPHINPGELFVWMGIASGIKTLGLSQMDLAIRYLLVGLLMNFVSGWVTDFTTAWVCKQQGITLSKTLD; encoded by the coding sequence ATGTCTTATATTACAAAATTTGCTGAAGGGTTCATGAAACTGTTCCAAGCTGGGGGCGACAATTTTGTAGGTTGGATGACCAGTATTGTTCCAGTAGTTCTGATGCTCTTAGTTGCAATGAATGCACTGATTGCTCTGCTTGGAGAAGAAAAAGTTAATAAATTAGCCCGAATATCTGCTAAAAATCCGCTTAGTCGCTATATGATTCTGCCTTTTATCTCTGCCTTTATGCTTGGGAATCCAATGGCGATTAGTATGGGGCGCTTTATGCCGGAGTATTACAAGCCAAGCTATATCGCTTCTCAAATGCAGTTTTGTCATACTTCAAACGGTGTCTTTCCACACATCAATCCTGGTGAGTTGTTTGTATGGATGGGGATTGCATCAGGGATAAAAACACTTGGTTTAAGTCAGATGGATCTAGCTATTCGTTATCTGCTAGTAGGGCTTTTAATGAATTTTGTTTCTGGCTGGGTGACTGATTTCACAACCGCTTGGGTATGCAAACAACAAGGAATTACATTGAGCAAAACCCTTGATTAA